The Deltaproteobacteria bacterium genome window below encodes:
- the lon gene encoding endopeptidase La, whose amino-acid sequence MARKIPLLPLRELIVFPHEVVPLFVGREKSINALEEAMADDRHILLCAQKKAKVNDPKPEGIHTVGTIGTIIQLLRLPDGTVKVLVEGKSRARIEKYLDTSKCFFVEAEPLEAEGDPDDDPELAALVRSVQATFENYVKLNKRVPPELAVSVQSIESAARLADTIAAHVNFKLTAKQELLETESVRARLEKLFELMQNEIEILQVEKKIRTRVKKQMEKNQKEYYLNEQMQAIQKELGSQDEFKNEIAEIEERIRRKKMSKEAAERLKKELKKLKMMSPMSAEATVVRNYIDVVLALPWFERTEDKLDVEEAEKILDEDHYGLEKPKQRIVEYLAVQKLVNKIRGPILCLVGPPGVGKTSLAKSVARATGRKFVRVSLGGVRDEAEIRGHRRTYIGAMPGKILHGIRKAGSANPVFLLDEIDKMSMDFRGDPSAAMLEVLDPEQNSAFVDHFLDLDYDLSEVLFICTANSLHTIPIPLRDRMEIIELSGYTDEDKLKIAKQYLVPKQVEQNGLEGVDIQVGDAALKELIHHYTKEAGVRSLERETGAVLRKIAREYVREQRKGVSFKVDAKYVQKLLGPRKYRFNRAEETDSIGMVNGLAYTSFGGDLLPVETTITSGKGKVTLTGQLGDVIKESAHAAVTYVRARSLVLGLDPDFYEFVDFHVHFPEGAVPKDGPSAGVTIVTSLVSALLRVPVRKDVAMTGEINLRGKVLPIGGLKEKVLAAFRADITTVICPRENEKDLHEVPKNVLKAIDFKYADTIDDMLRWAIAPLAEDHPNAALRAFLSGTTPTEADDWRTVRQFQRERERQERIERSRESEPVH is encoded by the coding sequence ATGGCACGCAAGATTCCGCTGCTCCCACTCCGCGAGCTGATCGTGTTCCCGCACGAGGTCGTGCCGCTCTTCGTGGGTCGCGAGAAGTCGATCAACGCGCTCGAAGAAGCGATGGCCGACGATCGCCACATCCTGCTGTGCGCGCAGAAGAAGGCCAAGGTCAACGACCCCAAGCCCGAGGGCATCCACACCGTCGGCACCATCGGCACCATCATCCAGCTGCTGCGCCTGCCCGACGGCACGGTGAAGGTGCTGGTCGAGGGCAAGAGCCGCGCGCGGATCGAGAAGTACCTCGACACCAGCAAGTGCTTCTTCGTCGAGGCCGAGCCGCTCGAGGCCGAGGGTGACCCCGACGACGACCCCGAGCTCGCCGCACTGGTGCGCTCGGTGCAGGCGACCTTCGAGAACTACGTGAAGCTCAACAAGCGCGTGCCGCCCGAGCTCGCGGTTTCGGTGCAGAGCATCGAGAGCGCCGCACGTCTGGCCGACACCATCGCCGCCCACGTCAACTTCAAGCTCACCGCCAAGCAGGAGCTGCTGGAGACCGAGTCGGTGCGCGCCCGTCTGGAGAAGCTCTTCGAGCTGATGCAGAACGAGATCGAGATTCTCCAGGTGGAGAAGAAGATCCGTACCCGCGTCAAGAAGCAGATGGAGAAGAACCAGAAGGAGTACTACCTCAACGAGCAGATGCAGGCGATCCAGAAGGAGCTCGGCAGCCAAGACGAGTTCAAGAACGAGATCGCCGAGATCGAGGAGCGCATCCGTCGCAAGAAGATGAGCAAGGAGGCGGCGGAGCGGCTCAAGAAGGAGCTCAAGAAGCTCAAGATGATGAGCCCGATGAGCGCCGAAGCGACCGTGGTGCGCAACTACATCGACGTCGTGCTCGCGCTGCCCTGGTTCGAGCGCACCGAGGACAAGCTCGACGTCGAAGAGGCCGAGAAGATCCTCGACGAAGATCACTACGGCCTCGAGAAGCCCAAGCAGCGCATCGTCGAGTACCTCGCGGTGCAGAAGCTGGTGAACAAGATCCGCGGGCCGATCCTCTGCCTGGTGGGCCCGCCGGGCGTGGGCAAGACCTCGCTGGCCAAGAGCGTCGCGCGGGCCACCGGCCGCAAGTTCGTGCGCGTGTCGCTGGGTGGCGTGCGCGACGAGGCCGAGATCCGCGGCCATCGCCGCACGTACATCGGCGCGATGCCGGGCAAGATCCTGCACGGCATCCGCAAGGCCGGCTCGGCCAACCCGGTGTTCCTGCTCGACGAGATCGACAAGATGTCGATGGACTTCCGCGGCGATCCGTCGGCGGCGATGCTCGAGGTGCTCGACCCCGAGCAGAACAGCGCGTTCGTCGACCACTTCCTCGATCTCGACTACGACCTCTCCGAGGTGCTGTTCATCTGCACCGCCAACTCGCTGCACACCATCCCGATCCCGCTGCGCGATCGCATGGAGATCATCGAGCTGTCGGGCTACACCGACGAGGACAAGCTCAAGATCGCCAAGCAGTACCTGGTGCCCAAACAGGTCGAGCAGAACGGCCTCGAGGGCGTCGACATCCAGGTCGGCGACGCGGCGCTCAAGGAGCTGATCCACCACTACACCAAGGAGGCCGGCGTGCGCTCGCTGGAGCGCGAGACCGGTGCGGTGCTGCGGAAGATCGCCCGCGAGTACGTGCGAGAGCAGCGCAAGGGCGTGAGCTTCAAGGTCGACGCGAAGTACGTCCAGAAGCTGCTCGGGCCCCGCAAGTACCGCTTCAACCGCGCCGAAGAGACCGACAGCATCGGCATGGTCAACGGACTGGCGTACACCAGCTTCGGCGGCGACCTGCTGCCGGTCGAGACCACCATCACCTCCGGCAAGGGCAAGGTCACCCTCACCGGCCAGCTCGGCGACGTGATCAAGGAGTCGGCCCACGCGGCGGTGACCTACGTGCGCGCGCGCAGCCTGGTGCTGGGGCTCGATCCGGACTTCTACGAGTTCGTCGACTTCCACGTGCACTTCCCCGAGGGCGCGGTGCCCAAGGACGGCCCCTCGGCCGGCGTGACGATCGTGACGAGCCTGGTGTCCGCGCTGCTGCGGGTGCCGGTGCGCAAGGACGTCGCGATGACCGGCGAGATCAACCTGCGCGGCAAGGTGCTGCCGATCGGCGGCCTGAAGGAGAAGGTGCTGGCGGCGTTCCGCGCCGACATCACCACGGTGATCTGCCCCCGCGAGAACGAGAAGGACCTCCACGAGGTGCCCAAGAACGTGCTCAAGGCGATCGACTTCAAGTACGCCGACACCATCGACGACATGCTGCGCTGGGCCATCGCACCGCTGGCGGAGGACCACCCCAACGCCGCACTGCGGGCGTTCCTGTCCGGCACCACGCCCACCGAGGCCGACGACTGGCGCACGGTCCGTCAGTTCCAGCGCGAGCGCGAGCGTCAGGAACGCATCGAGCGCAGCCGCGAGAGCGAGCCGGTCCACTGA